From a region of the Sandaracinaceae bacterium genome:
- a CDS encoding MoxR family ATPase produces the protein MSAPELAPPFPDVDATAAGLEAADYLADRETAVVAWLAGQLGRPLLLEGPPGVGKTELAKAVSRATGRPLLRLQCYEGLDEAKALYEWEYGKQMLYTQLVRDSVAQTVAGAKDLGEAVDRVAAHEAAFFHERFLVARPLLAALRSETPVVLLVDEVDRSDPELEAMLLEVLSDFTVSIPELGTLPAKSRPYVVLTSNATRELTEALRRRCLHLVLDFPSEARELAIVRRRVPEAGESLTKQLVAFVQSVRQLDLRKTPSVAETLDWARSLVLLGAPSLDPKLVRETLGVLLKHREDAAKVAGSLRSHLP, from the coding sequence ATGTCCGCCCCCGAGCTCGCGCCGCCCTTCCCCGACGTCGACGCCACCGCGGCGGGGCTCGAGGCCGCCGACTACCTCGCCGACCGGGAGACGGCCGTCGTCGCGTGGCTCGCCGGGCAGCTCGGCCGCCCGCTCCTGCTCGAGGGTCCCCCGGGCGTGGGCAAGACCGAGCTCGCGAAGGCGGTCAGCCGCGCGACGGGCCGTCCGCTCCTTCGTTTGCAATGCTACGAGGGGCTCGACGAGGCGAAGGCGCTGTACGAGTGGGAGTACGGCAAGCAGATGCTCTACACCCAGCTCGTCCGGGACTCGGTCGCCCAGACCGTGGCCGGCGCGAAGGACCTCGGCGAGGCGGTCGACCGCGTCGCGGCGCACGAGGCGGCGTTCTTTCACGAGCGCTTCCTCGTCGCGCGACCGCTCCTGGCCGCGCTCCGGAGCGAGACCCCGGTGGTCCTGCTCGTCGACGAGGTCGACCGCTCCGATCCCGAGCTCGAGGCAATGCTGCTCGAGGTCCTGAGCGACTTCACGGTGAGCATCCCCGAGCTCGGCACCCTGCCCGCCAAGAGCCGCCCCTACGTGGTCCTGACGAGCAACGCGACGCGCGAGCTGACCGAGGCCCTGCGTCGCCGCTGCCTGCACCTCGTGCTCGACTTCCCGTCCGAGGCCCGCGAGCTCGCGATCGTGCGGCGCCGCGTCCCCGAGGCCGGCGAGTCTCTGACGAAGCAGCTCGTCGCCTTCGTCCAGTCGGTGCGCCAGCTCGACCTTCGCAAGACGCCGTCGGTGGCCGAGACCCTCGACTGGGCGCGCTCGCTCGTGCTGCTGGGCGCGCCCTCGCTCGATCCGAAGCTCGTGCGCGAGACCCTGGGCGTGCTGCTGAAGCACCGCGAGGACGCGGCAAAGGTCGCCGGGTCGCTCCGCTCGCACCTGCCCTGA